The following proteins are encoded in a genomic region of Paenibacillus sp. FSL H3-0469:
- a CDS encoding LacI family DNA-binding transcriptional regulator, which translates to MKPTIYDVAREAGVSIATVSKVLNKSGRISDKTREKVGRVMEELNYQPSLVASALTSRRTGTIGLMIPDIANPFFAETARGIEDVAQEQGSDLIVCSTDRSDEKAARYISLLLRKRVDGLIIASHTGNPELIRGMVADHVPLVLFSADIRMLEGNSVTVDDYKGGYQATEYLLSLGHRRLGVISDNLPGSMLRVEGFLDALKAAGISFDNPANMIHTSATLENGRTAAAEMLNQAQDIRPTAIFACNDLLAIGVLKEARSAGLSIPRDLSVVGFDNTMLAEICHPSLTSIAQPLREMTEQAMLLLNESISNPTSPKRKIMLMPELVIRHSTGPVPQ; encoded by the coding sequence ATGAAACCTACGATTTATGATGTGGCACGGGAAGCAGGCGTCTCTATCGCTACGGTGTCCAAGGTATTGAATAAGAGCGGCCGGATCAGCGACAAGACGCGGGAAAAGGTAGGGCGGGTCATGGAGGAGCTGAACTACCAGCCCAGTCTGGTAGCTTCTGCCCTGACCAGCCGCCGGACGGGGACCATCGGGCTGATGATTCCCGATATTGCCAATCCTTTTTTTGCGGAGACGGCCCGCGGCATCGAGGATGTTGCCCAGGAGCAGGGCAGCGACTTAATCGTATGCAGTACAGACCGCAGCGATGAGAAGGCGGCCCGGTATATCTCGCTGCTGCTGCGCAAACGGGTGGATGGCCTGATTATTGCTTCTCATACGGGGAATCCTGAGCTGATTCGCGGAATGGTGGCTGATCATGTGCCGCTCGTGCTGTTCTCAGCCGATATCCGTATGCTGGAGGGCAACAGCGTCACCGTCGATGATTACAAAGGCGGCTATCAGGCCACGGAATATTTGCTGTCCCTTGGTCACCGCAGGCTAGGAGTCATCTCTGACAATCTGCCCGGAAGCATGCTGCGTGTGGAAGGGTTTCTGGATGCGCTGAAGGCGGCGGGAATTTCTTTTGACAATCCGGCGAATATGATCCATACCTCGGCTACGCTGGAGAACGGGCGCACAGCAGCGGCAGAGATGCTGAATCAGGCACAGGACATCCGTCCCACAGCCATCTTTGCCTGTAATGATCTATTGGCGATCGGGGTACTCAAGGAGGCGCGCAGTGCCGGCCTGTCCATTCCCCGAGACCTGTCCGTAGTGGGCTTCGACAATACGATGCTGGCCGAAATCTGCCATCCCTCGCTGACCAGTATCGCCCAGCCTCTGCGCGAAATGACTGAGCAGGCGATGCTTCTGCTTAATGAATCGATCAGCAACCCCACCAGTCCCAAGCGCAAAATCATGCTGATGCCCGAGCTGGTCATCCGCCATTCTACGGGGCCAGTTCCGCAGTAA